The genomic interval GTTATATGtattaatttattgtatgtaggctttcatatttaaattatgatattacatGCATTATTATTCTGTTATTGAATTTGATATTATGCAACATCagagtatatatataataataaaatatttataaaaaaaacatttataactACGGTTTTAAAAGTGTGCTTTTAGgtttataacgacggttccagaCTAGAACTATCgttataaatgtattttttattatttttcatttatttggcAGAATAACGACAGTTTTTTACACATGTCATTAATGTGGTTTTATAATGACGGTTCCCAAACTGTCTTTATATGGTCTTTTTAACCATCGTTAAAGCACTAGTTTGTACTAGTGATCATGATTTGTTAAACATCATTCTTCAATCATTTCAATACATTTTCACCTATTCAAACTCAAACTCAGTGACCCATAATCAAATTcattttaactaattttatattGTAGCATACACAACCTAGTTACTAGATAAACTTATTATCGAAATCGACTATACAAAAGTTCTATCCAAAGCATAGATAAATTCTCTTACCTGAAATTCTTTATTCTAGTGAAAACTTCAATTTCTACAGGAAGATCACTCTAGAATTAAGGACCTAAAACATGTTATCCAAACATCAGCAAAATTCAATATGTGGTAAATCAAGTTGAGAGGAACATTTTTCTCAATTGTCCCCCCatcaagattgatgactaaatcataagaaaatatagaaaataaattatctttagagtaaaaatgaacttactctatttacAAATCTGATCGTATAGAAATGTAGTCTAAATCCTTAGCTAGTGGTGTTATTAGATTTTGAAATAGATgagttatgaaaaaaaatttgaagaaagaagAGAGAGGAGAGAAATTGAGAGAAAGAGATTGAATAAGAAAAAACAACAAGGGGGTTTATGTGTCTTACAATTGGAGCATGTTTCTATGTATTTTGATTTGAGATATTTACGGAGGTAacaaagtttatattttttgtagtctaaaaattattattttcttctttaattaaaaataggaaaaaataaaaaaatatgaaaaatatatataccaTTAAATATTATGTGTACAACCGTAAAAATCCTATAACAAATTGGAAAATGAATTTAGTATATTTTGTAATGACATGAAAATATAAGGCTTGGTGGTAGCCTCTGAAGTCCAAGCAAAAGCGATGATGGATATGCTAATGTGTTAACATTGATGATTGATGGTGGCACCACCTGGGGAACACTTCAGATATCTACTGGGTTATCTCCAAACAGAGTTTTTGAAAATTCCAATAATGGCGCCGCAGAAAGAAAATTCCAATAATTATATTTGTGTTTGTAGCATGTAATGTATGCCGATTAAGCTCGCCCATTCAGACTAATTTATTTGTCTTCGATTATTTTATTTCACAAGTGAAGACAAATTTTACTGTAAAAGTATCCAAGTGGTTTAAGCATAGtgacattttattatttttagaagTACAAATGAAATAACGCAGTTGTGGAACAATATTAATGATTGACAAAGCATGcagttaaaaaataacaaatacagCACTATTACACAACTACATCATGGAAATCTTCTAAATTCAAATGCCTTGAGTAAAAGCTTCAACTAATTTTCACGAGACAAAAAGTGGAAAACCATAAAAAATTCAACATTATGGAAAACAccttaataaaagaataaataaaggaAATAAGGGCTTCGGACTACGTCTTGCTCTTCCTCTAATTCTTCTCAGACTCTTCTAGTGCACCAATGGAAATGTCTTTGATGTGAGATATTTCGGGCCAAAACTGTCCAACGTGGGGTTCATATTTTTCACACAAGTTAGGACAACCTCGAATTATCAAAGTTTCAAGTGCACTGAGGTGATGTATGTTATCTGACAGAGACACCAAATTTTTTATAGAAAGTGTTTTCAGATGAGTCAAAGTTGTTAACCAATCTGGAAGTGTTTCAATATTGTAGCAATTTGAAATTAACAAGTGTTGTAAGGAGTTGGCAACTTCTTGAAGCCATTTAGGCAAGACCACCAGCTGTGATAAACTTGAAAATCCAAGAAGCTTTAACTTCAGCTTGGGCATTTGTTCTTCATGGTGGTTGCCCTTCCACATTTCCAAGTCCAAATTATGACAGGCATCAACAATCAATGTTTCTAATTCAGGAAAATTTTTACCATCTAGCCGAAAAAACTTTAGACTCTGAAAGTCACTAACATTCAATACTTTAAGAACAGGGAATTTCACACCTCCAAAGATAGACTCCAAATTAGGGCTTGATTCAACAGTCAAGATTTCAAGCGAACTCAAGTTAGCGATCTCATTCACAGGCAAAAGAGTTTGCTTTATGCTAAACTCCAAATGACAGAGACTTATCAACTTTCTTAATCCTTTGGGCAATGCTTCTAACTCCATGAATCCGTCAAGCATCAACCCTTGCAAACTTTGGAGCTTGCAAACATAGCCATGAAGCTCACCTGAGGTTGCAACAGTTATACATATAGAAAGAAGTTAAAAAACATTGAGGAAGTTATTTGTTTATTACTATTTAATCGtgatatataaaatatagtattattatctaaatttaacttttttgtGCAAGGACATAATTGTGTACTTTTATGTAATGATGCAGATGCACCCAATTATATTTGCTAATATTGTTGTAAGaagataatttaaaatgaaCTCAAATACCTTAAATAATTAAACGTGAGTTTCAACTTTTATTGATCcaataaatttttgaatatataaatattgaGTTCATTTCCATAGAAGTATGAAGTAATAGAAAACACTCAAGATCAGCATgacatttttttaagtatttttcatAGCTTATAGTCTTCTATAGTTTTATATAAATGTACACGAAAATGCTACATTTTGGCTTCTTTATATGAATATTGGTATGGCTTATACAGTTGATTTGTGTTTAttcactttaataatttttaaattttaattaaattaaaaataataatatttgtgcGATTCACTACAATAGaaagtactttttttttcaaccaAAAAGATGCAAACCATTGAAAACAGACGAAAAAATGTTGGATTAGATTTGCGTTGACTATGAAGCCAACGAGAAAAGTTTAGAAGTAAATTTCATATGCGGACCAAATCAACGTGAAAGAGATGCAAATATTGTCGGCATAGTCGACATAAAGAGAGATGAAATTTCGTCAACTAAATCAATACAAATGGTTCATAAACGCTATTATGAGTCAGCAAAGCCAAcgcaaaagaaagaaaaaaataaaattacacattGCGCCAGTTTGGCCGATGCAAActatgttaaaaaaatcttaccTAAGTCTGATTCacgcaaaaaaaaataaaaaaataatgatttggATGAGTTTGCTCGACGcatgtaaactaaaaaaaaaaatcattttatttttgtttttttagtcctttgaatttttttagaaaaagcATCCACAACAAACATTCATAACAAACCAAAATGATCCATAATTTCAACCATACAAATGATTCAACCATCCACATAATTTTAATCATCCAAATCATTCAAATATCTAGATAATTTCATGtcaaactaaatattaatatacaaaatagaagttaataattaaaataaaccataaaataaaattgtaatttaaaaattaaacaaaaaatagtaaaacttaaaatatacCATAATACAGTTATATAAAAAGTaccaatcaaaatcaaaatataaaatgtgtCTCATGAAATAGAAAGTGATGTGATccataaaaacatataaaaaaatataaataatgtaaataactaaatatgaataactaaaatatttaatatataataaagttgtcatattatttatttttcacaattagtaaactttaataaaaatgtGGGGAAAGAATACTTGCAACATGTGCTCttgttagttaaaaaaaaaatcctcaatttgaaaaatagaaaatcctcaatttgatatttaaaaaaaattatatcctTATGATAATATCTAAACTTGTATTAGATTTAAGATTTATGCAATGGTTTAGATTTAAGACTATGTCTTATTCTATTTGATACTTTCAACTGAGATtgcatttatataaatttttcataattttaattagtATCCTAATAAGATTAGTTCAGAAAACATAATTAatagaaaattatgaaaaacataatatctaatattttaataaactttctTTATCAACATCACAACAAAACCTAATATCCTATAACTATGCAATCCGCATTTCTTTTCCCCAcattttcactacaagaaaaaatggttttaacggagtttatttttacattatccagGGTTCAACCTCTATTGAGTCATTTACCCAGGGTTGTAGTTTTTTCCACTAAATCATCCTTGGGGAACGTGTTCCCTAGGGTTTTTTAAACTTCGGGAAAATTCTTTCAGAACCTCTATTAAGTACCATGTTTAAGAACCTTCGTAAAATACAATGGGTTTCAACATCTATGTAAAATTCCATTGGTTTTAAAACCCCCGTTAAATACCATGTGTTTCAAAACCTCTGTAAAATACCATTTgtttaagaacctccgtaaaataccacgAGTTTCAAAATTTCCGTAAAATGACTTGTCGTTTGAAATAACCTTATGTCTAATTATCCTCCTGACTTCTCTCTTCCACCATGGACACACTACTCTTCGGCACAGACTCAATGGCCTCCAAAGGCAGTCCTAACAAGGAATCATAATTCAACCAcacttatgtctattatatctaaggagaagaaacactaaGTAAGGcattatcttcttcttacttCAATATTGGttcttccatcaccttactgCCCCAACTTGGGTCACAAGTCACTGTTACCTAGCTCGACAACAACTAGCGTTTATCACTGATTTATATATCCTATATAATTGCATTATTTGTCAGATGTAGGCTTCAAAGTCATGTTGTTCTTGGCTAAAGATTGCAATAACATATTGCgaggagaaattaactttattacttctcactttcacagtaaattaattattagatgTTGATAAGTGtcaatgtgtagtttttatgattgagaaaatttaacactttggaacttaattgttgcttaatgtaagaaaattaccctaatctgagaattattgaatccGATTATACATTTTGAACCatgaaacaaatgaagaaatttaatcccaatttttgtgtaaatttaagTTGAATATGAAGCATTAAAAGAAAGGAAGAAGGAAAATATAAAGGAAGCATCTCGCTCAAACTAGAAGATTTAACTCAGGCTAAAATTATCCAGATTAAATTAATGGTGCAGTATTAATCTAGCTTAGGCTAGAATTGCCCGCCCAAGCTAAAACAacactgaatttttttttttatcagcaatgaataaataaaattaaaggggatacttcaggggtatcccaacccatatacagtaaCCAGAAGTGGACTTCCTATATCATCCACAAGCGAAACtcaaaaaccctaaaccctaaaccctaaaacaaCACTGAATGATCTAGCCTAAGCTAGATTGGCTCGCTTGAGCTAAACTTCATTAAATAAATCCTGGAACAAAGTTAAAACAGGGGCGGTGGAAAAGAAGTGAGATAAATTGAGAGAGGTtagtgagagaaagagaagatgACTTTGTTCTTAGGAGGAGAATATGCTCAGATCAACCCTTCTTATGCAATTCAGATCATGAAGATTGGAGGAGCtatcatgagtggctaagtgctttctaacttgggattgaatgtaatttactctgttcaaatgtattcttggtgatacatatataatattttcttttatacttattcttggtattttcgtttcatgtttattgcttgattctatttgatcaatagagtcttgattttgatccttaaatttaactgaaaagtatttttaaggatctgaaatagacaaaaatacttgataacttgtaatgctaggaatagatatctgaggaatcagtatttgagaaattatcttatggatttcatctgtgaggaatcaaggtgaatgactttaaattaagcataaagaataagtagttttgagtattatatattgtattattccaAAATAAAGATGATTAAGATAGACACAATTCAATCCCAAGtcttttttatctatatttgataagttagtTTCGTTACTTGTAGAATCAAATCGTAAACTTTGAGTTATTTTGGGTAAAAGTGttaatttggttatgaaaaagttttcaaagttattttctatatttgatgagttttataacagaacttcttaattagaattgttcccTGTGGGTTCAACATTCGTACTTTAAATagtactatattacagttgattcggTATACTTGATAAATCAACAAGTTTTTGGTGTCGTGGCAAGAGAACAGTTTCTTTTAAGAATTTATGAAGTATAACTTCTTGAGTATTGTGAATAGTTTGCTTTCTTTGTGAACAGATAATTGTTTAGATCTTATTCTTTTGTCCTGTGCTAATCCTTGcttgagttgtcttagataTATGTTATTACGAGGACAGGTTCGAACGACAGGATTGCAACGACGGAGACAGTGCGAGGGCGGGAACGGCTGGCGAACGCAGTGGGGGCGAAGGCGGAGGCACTCGGGGTGGGACTCGCCAAGGCAGAAGTTGAGGCACCTGGGCTTGGGAGCTTGACAGTTTAGTGAGAGAAGAAAGAAATTTAGGTTAAGGTTTTTAAATTGGGGGAAAGTGACGCAAGAGAACAAACTTTCGttgtatattaaatattttgtgtCAGCCAAGACCGACACAAAAATGGAAACCTACTTCACATCGACCGTGATTGACGCAaaatgaaatggattcccaattTGCATCGGCTAGGTCGACGCAAATTCTACTATTTTGTGATTAAATTTGTAACTTAAAATTTCATTACAATTATTCGTTCTCTTcttgttagatgggagtttccttcgcTAGGATGGGTTAAAAATAACACTGATGAggctgctaggggatatccAGGTCTTGCTACTTATGGAGGTATTTTTTGTGG from Phaseolus vulgaris cultivar G19833 chromosome 1, P. vulgaris v2.0, whole genome shotgun sequence carries:
- the LOC137815998 gene encoding disease resistance protein RGA2-like; its protein translation is MELEALPKGLRKLISLCHLEFSIKQTLLPVNEIANLSSLEILTVESSPNLESIFGGVKFPVLKVLNVSDFQSLKFFRLDGKNFPELETLIVDACHNLDLEMWKGNHHEEQMPKLKLKLLGFSSLSQLVVLPKWLQEVANSLQHLLISNCYNIETLPDWLTTLTHLKTLSIKNLVSLSDNIHHLSALETLIIRGCPNLCEKYEPHVGQFWPEISHIKDISIGALEESEKN